Proteins encoded within one genomic window of Odocoileus virginianus isolate 20LAN1187 ecotype Illinois chromosome 2, Ovbor_1.2, whole genome shotgun sequence:
- the IL36B gene encoding interleukin-36 beta — translation MESPMLQEYPSYRHIRDSQQMVWIVKGNSLIAVPSSNNVKPVILSLIACRDIEFHKEGEGTPHYLGIKDKNLCLYCTEIQGYPTLQLKEENIMNLYNRPKGEKCFLFYRNYESSTVVFQSVSYPGWFIATSSEAGQPITLTKERGTAKSTNYYLEDGR, via the exons ATGGAAAGCCCTATGT TGCAAGAGTATCCCAGTTACCGTCACATTCGTGATTCTCAGCAGATGGTGTGGATCGTAAAAGGAAATTCGTTAATAGCAGTTCCTTCTAGCAACAACGTTAAACCTG TCATTCTTTCCTTGATAGCATGTAGAGACATAGAATTCCACAAGGAAGGAGAAGGTACTCCACATTACCTGGGAATCAAGGACAAAAATCTCTGTCTCTACTGTACAGAAATCCAGGGCTATCCCACTTTGCAGCTTAAG GAAGAAAATATCATGAATCTCTACAATCGGCCCAAAGGAGAGAAGTGCTTCCTCTTTTACCGCAATTATGAAAGCTCCACCGTTGTCTTTCAGTCTGTCTCCTACCCTGGCTGGTTCATTGCAACCTCCTCTGAGGCAGGGCAGCCCATTACCCTCACCAAGGAGAGGGGCACAGCCAAAAGCACGAATTACTACTTAGAGGATGGACGCTAA